One Chaetodon trifascialis isolate fChaTrf1 chromosome 21, fChaTrf1.hap1, whole genome shotgun sequence genomic window carries:
- the LOC139349826 gene encoding neurexophilin-1-like: MEMFARQRFVWILLKGTFCLLVLGQHHGNFSKRASPDNREPDPPSQKSRASQTGGLIQNTKLPISSFIPLSKGGLLEVLGGKRNSQSYSNPSLKTKLVPAMKVHEASKFSRTFSWGDFYSNIKTVKLNLLIMGKIVDHGNGSLGVYFRHNSTGVGNVSVSLVPPKKEVEFDLERQSVVTPKDSKTFNCRVDYEKTERNKKVMLCNYDPSKTCAQEQTQSHVTWMCSKPFQVICIYVSFYSTDYRLVQKVCPDYSYQNPGAYLPTG; the protein is encoded by the exons ATGGAGATGTTTGCCAGGCAGCGCTTTGTTTGGATACTTCTGAAAGGAACCTTTTGTTTG TTGGTTCTTGGGCAACATCATGGCAACTTCAGCAAGAGAGCATCACCTGACAACAGAGAACCAGACCCTCCCTCACAGAAAAGCCGGGCATCCCAAACTGGGGGTTTGATTCAGAATACCAAGCTACCCATCAGTTCTTTCATTCCTCTCTCAAAGGGGGGACTTCTGGAAGTACTTGGAGGGAAAAGAAACTCCCAGTCATACTCCAACCCGTCCTTAAAGACAAAGCTAGTTCCCGCCATGAAAGTTCATGAAGCTTCTAAATTCTCCAGGACTTTCAGTTGGGGGGACTTTTACTCAAACATCAAAACTGTCAAGCTGAATTTGCTGATCATGGGGAAGATCGTGGACCACGGGAATGGCTCTCTCGGGGTCTACTTCCGCCACAACTCCACAGGTGTGGGCAACGTCTCTGTCAGTCTAGTCCCACCAAAGAAAGAGGTGGAGTTTGATCTTGAGCGGCAAAGTGTGGTCACCCCCAAAGACTCGAAGACGTTCAACTGCAGGGTGGACTACGAGAAGACTGAACGCAACAAGAAGGTGATGCTGTGCAACTATGACCCGTCCAAGACGTGCGCTCAGGAGCAGACCCAGAGCCACGTCACCTGGATGTGCTCCAAACCTTTCCAGGTCATCTGCATCTACGTGTCTTTCTACAGCACAGACTACAGACTGGTTCAGAAAGTCTGTCCAGACTACAGCTACCAGAATCCAGGAGCCTACCTGCCCACAGGTTAA
- the LOC139349896 gene encoding speckle-type POZ protein has protein sequence MSRVPSPPPPAEMSSGPVAESWCYTQIKVVKFSYMWTINNFSFCREEMGEVIKSSTFSSGANDKLKWCLRVNPKGLDEESKDYLSLYLLLVSCPKAEVRAKFKFSILNAKGEETKAMESQRAYRFVQGKDWGFKKFIRRDFLLDEANGLLPDDKLTLFCEVSVVQDSVNISGQNTMNMVKVPDCRLADELGGLWENSRFTDCSLCVAGQEFQAHKAILAARSPVFSAMFEHEMEESKKNRVEINDVEPEVFKEMMCFIYTDKAPNLDKMADDLLAAADKYALERLKVMCEDALCTSLSVENAAEILILADLHSADQLKTQAVDFINYHAAEVMETAGWKSMVASHPHLVAEAYRSLASAQCPFLGPPRKRLKQS, from the exons ATGTCAAGAGTCCCGAGTCCCCCACCCCCTGCGGAAATGTCCAGCGGGCCTGTGGCTGAGAGCTGGTGTTACACACAG ATCAAAGTGGTGAAGTTCTCTTACATGTGGACCATCAACAACTTCAGCTTCTGTCGCGAGGAGATGGGTGAGGTCATCAAGAGCTCCACCTTCTCTTCTGGGGCCAATGACAAGCTGAAATG GTGTTTGCGAGTGAATCCCAAGGGTCTGGATGAGGAGAGCAAAGACTACCTGTCTCTCTACCTGCTGCTGGTCAGCTGTCCAAAGGCCGAGGTGCGCGCCAAGTTCAAGTTCTCCATCCTCAACGCCAAGGGAGAGGAGACCAAAGCCATGG AGAGCCAGAGGGCGTATCGCTTTGTCCAGGGCAAAGACTGGGGCTTTAAAAAGTTCATCCGGAGAGACTTTCTCCTAGATGAAGCCAACGGTCTTCTACCCGACGACAAGCTCACGCTCTTCTGTGAG GTGAGTGTGGTGCAGGACTCGGTCAACATATCTGGGCAGAACACCATGAACATGGTGAAGGTGCCCGACTGCCGGCTAGCAGATGAGCTGGGGGGCCTGTGGGAGAACTCCCGCTTCACAGACTGTTCCCTGTGCGTGGCCGGCCAGGAGTTTCAGGCCCACAAAGCCATCCTGGCAG CACGCTCCCCTGTATTCAGCGCCATGTTTGAGCATGAGATGGAAGAGAGCAAAAAG AACCGTGTGGAGATCAACGACGTGGAGCCGGAGGTTTTCAAAGAGATGATGTGCTTCATTTACACAGACAAGGCTCCCAACCTGGACAAGATGGCTGATGACCTGCTGGCAGCAGCTGACAAG tACGCTCTGGAGAGACTGAAGGTCATGTGCGAGGACGCTCTGTGCACCAGCCTGTCTGTGGAAAACGCTGCAGAGATCCTCATCCTGGCAGACCTGCACAGCGCCGACCAGCTCAAAACGCAGGCTGTCGACTTCATCAACTA CCATGCTGCAGAGGTCATGGAGACAGCAGGGTGGAAGTCCATGGTGGCGTCTCATCCACACCTGGTGGCCGAAGCTTACCGCTCCCTGGCTTCAGCCCAGTGCCCTTTCCTCGGACCCCCGCGCAAGCGCCTCAAACAATCCTAA